A single window of Methanomassiliicoccales archaeon DNA harbors:
- a CDS encoding transketolase has protein sequence MVEYTDYEILELEKKAKVIRKHVLKMTHAAGSGHPGGSLSYADIITALYFKIMNHRPEEPYWDGRDRLVLSKGHAAPTYYAALAESGYFPVGELLTLRKLGSRLQGHPSRSKTPGVEMSTGSLGQGLSVANGMALAAKLDGKPHHIYCLCGDGEMESGQIWEAAMLGSHYRLDNVTAFIDKNGLQIDGATEKVMCSEPLYDKWKAFGWNVIEIDGHSMREILTSCERAKQVKGKPTMIIATTVKGKGVSFMEGCLRFHGTPPSDEELEIALNELEES, from the coding sequence GTGGTTGAATACACTGACTATGAGATTCTAGAGCTGGAGAAGAAGGCCAAGGTCATCAGGAAACATGTGCTGAAGATGACTCATGCTGCAGGCTCCGGACATCCTGGTGGTTCGCTTTCATACGCGGACATAATAACCGCGCTATACTTCAAGATCATGAATCACCGTCCAGAGGAACCTTATTGGGATGGCCGAGACCGCCTAGTTCTCTCCAAGGGTCATGCCGCCCCCACATATTACGCGGCTTTGGCTGAGAGCGGATACTTCCCAGTCGGGGAACTCCTGACACTGAGGAAACTAGGCAGCAGGCTTCAGGGCCACCCTTCAAGATCCAAGACCCCTGGGGTCGAGATGTCCACGGGTTCCCTCGGCCAAGGCCTGAGCGTGGCGAACGGAATGGCGCTAGCTGCGAAGTTGGATGGAAAACCGCACCATATATACTGCCTCTGCGGCGATGGGGAAATGGAGAGCGGCCAGATATGGGAGGCAGCGATGCTTGGGTCCCATTACAGACTGGATAATGTCACTGCATTCATAGACAAGAACGGTCTCCAGATCGATGGGGCTACAGAGAAGGTGATGTGTTCCGAGCCACTTTATGATAAGTGGAAGGCTTTTGGCTGGAATGTCATAGAAATAGATGGCCACTCCATGAGAGAGATCCTAACTTCTTGTGAGAGAGCGAAACAGGTGAAGGGGAAACCCACAATGATCATAGCCACCACGGTCAAGGGCAAGGGTGTTTCCTTCATGGAGGGATGCCTGAGATTCCATGGCACTCCTCCAAGCGACGAGGAGCTAGAAATCGCTCTGAACGAACTGGAGGAATCTTAG
- a CDS encoding transketolase family protein, with product MPEIPWHSSKRRGARNRSERTGGILVRFEYAAQRKEYARALIDLGREREDIVVLDADLSTSTQTSKFGEVFPERFFNCGIAEQNMMGTAAGLSASGKTVFASTFAVFATGRCWDQIRQSIAYPKFNVKIVASHAGVTVGGDGASHQIAEDIALMRTLPNMTVVVPADANETYKAVRAVADWPGPCYVRLGRVDFPVITSKEEPFEIGKATIMREGEDVSLVATGQMVAVCLEAAEILQSEEISAEIVNMSTIKPLDERVLARSARLTGAIVTVEEHNYLTGLGSAVACYLVENENVPMRRVGFPDLFGESGESDELMQKYGLTKEKVVAAAKEVIRRR from the coding sequence ATGCCTGAGATTCCATGGCACTCCTCCAAGCGACGAGGAGCTAGAAATCGCTCTGAACGAACTGGAGGAATCTTAGTGAGATTTGAGTACGCGGCACAGAGAAAGGAGTACGCCCGGGCTCTTATCGACCTTGGTAGGGAGAGGGAGGATATCGTTGTTCTTGACGCAGATCTTTCCACTTCTACCCAGACCTCTAAGTTCGGCGAGGTCTTTCCTGAAAGGTTCTTCAACTGCGGGATAGCAGAACAGAACATGATGGGGACTGCGGCAGGACTTTCAGCGAGCGGTAAGACCGTGTTTGCATCCACTTTCGCGGTATTCGCTACGGGCAGATGCTGGGATCAGATAAGGCAGTCCATTGCGTATCCCAAGTTCAATGTGAAGATTGTAGCCTCGCACGCCGGTGTGACAGTAGGTGGTGATGGAGCCTCTCATCAGATTGCCGAGGACATCGCCCTGATGCGCACGCTTCCAAACATGACCGTTGTGGTCCCGGCAGATGCAAACGAGACCTATAAGGCCGTTAGAGCGGTTGCCGATTGGCCTGGTCCTTGTTACGTCCGCCTGGGAAGGGTCGACTTTCCGGTGATCACCTCTAAGGAGGAACCTTTTGAGATTGGTAAGGCAACGATCATGAGGGAAGGAGAAGATGTGAGCCTGGTTGCCACTGGACAGATGGTAGCGGTGTGCTTGGAAGCTGCTGAGATCCTTCAATCAGAGGAGATCTCAGCTGAGATCGTCAATATGTCAACTATAAAGCCCCTCGACGAACGAGTACTGGCCAGATCGGCGAGATTGACAGGGGCCATCGTTACAGTGGAAGAGCACAACTACCTGACGGGATTGGGAAGTGCTGTAGCTTGCTACCTTGTCGAGAATGAAAATGTGCCCATGAGGCGGGTAGGCTTTCCCGACCTATTTGGCGAGTCGGGGGAAAGCGATGAACTCATGCAAAAGTATGGCTTGACCAAGGAAAAGGTCGTTGCCGCCGCCAAAGAAGTTATCCGGAGGAGATGA
- the fsa gene encoding fructose-6-phosphate aldolase, whose amino-acid sequence MKIFIDTANIDQIREVNSWGILDGVTTNPTLVSRENKDFKTLVKEICEIVDGPISAEAMSLDADGIIKEGRELSKIHPNINIKVPMTEAGIKATKVLSSEGIDVNVTLIFSPAQALLACKAGARFVSPFVGRLDDIGHYGMDVVEETLDMLWNYDFETEIIVASVRHPTHVLEAARMGAHIATIPYAVLKKMFKHPLTDIGIERFLKDWEKVEKR is encoded by the coding sequence ATGAAGATATTCATCGACACCGCCAACATCGACCAGATTAGAGAGGTCAACAGCTGGGGTATACTGGATGGTGTGACCACAAACCCCACCCTTGTCTCAAGGGAGAACAAGGACTTCAAGACCCTTGTGAAGGAGATATGCGAGATTGTGGATGGACCCATCAGTGCGGAGGCTATGAGCCTGGATGCTGATGGGATAATCAAAGAAGGTAGGGAACTTTCTAAAATACATCCGAATATCAACATCAAGGTTCCCATGACAGAAGCGGGCATCAAAGCGACAAAAGTATTGTCCAGCGAGGGGATCGATGTCAACGTGACACTGATATTCTCACCCGCTCAGGCACTGCTGGCATGCAAGGCAGGTGCTCGCTTTGTCTCACCTTTCGTAGGGAGATTGGATGACATAGGGCATTACGGCATGGACGTGGTGGAGGAGACGCTTGATATGCTCTGGAACTACGACTTCGAAACGGAGATCATAGTGGCGAGCGTGAGACATCCGACACACGTTCTGGAGGCGGCAAGGATGGGGGCCCATATAGCGACCATTCCCTACGCCGTACTGAAGAAGATGTTCAAACATCCACTCACAGATATCGGTATCGAAAGGTTTCTCAAGGACTGGGAGAAGGTTGAGAAACGCTGA
- a CDS encoding GAF domain-containing protein, translating to MNEDNVELPMRDDGTDVLSLLIRSLLEPQEFDVFVAKIFDSCKSFIGVGGGYIALFDRDGHDHETVYQDLEKFAILDVDKILMVIQGLIGKEYRHGIASYCNDLSDSSTLDHSSLENLPFENLLFIPLVFEGERKGVMTLLDKPGGFTDEDAEMAINFGNIVIIAMKTCQRKDLPDSIKDSSERNATKKALEMANRKLNLLGSATRHDILNQLMIIVGYEGIIEGLIEDERITGYLRKLKDAVERVNRLLEFQRDYENMGTEMPAWTRASDIVYLAVSKLDMGRVRMNVDLDGLDMFVDPLMEKVFYNLLHNSLEHGGTVSEIRIHMTEDDGNLFLIYEDDGRGIPARNKERIFEYGFGENTGQGLFLSREILKINDIEIRESGQEGSGVRFEMKIPPTHFSMANG from the coding sequence GTGAATGAAGACAATGTTGAATTGCCGATGAGGGATGATGGAACAGATGTCCTTTCCCTTCTTATCCGCTCACTACTGGAGCCTCAGGAGTTTGATGTGTTTGTCGCAAAGATCTTTGATTCCTGCAAGTCATTCATTGGTGTGGGTGGTGGATACATCGCCCTATTTGATAGAGATGGACACGACCACGAAACTGTCTATCAGGATCTTGAGAAATTCGCCATATTGGATGTGGATAAGATCCTAATGGTTATCCAAGGGCTAATTGGGAAGGAGTATCGACACGGCATTGCCAGTTACTGCAACGACCTCTCAGACTCATCTACTCTTGATCATTCATCCCTTGAGAATCTTCCGTTCGAGAACCTTCTCTTCATCCCTCTCGTGTTTGAAGGTGAGCGAAAAGGTGTCATGACTTTACTTGATAAGCCAGGAGGTTTCACCGATGAAGATGCAGAGATGGCCATCAATTTCGGTAACATAGTAATAATCGCCATGAAGACCTGTCAAAGAAAGGATCTACCCGATTCCATAAAAGACAGCAGCGAGAGAAACGCGACCAAGAAGGCCCTTGAGATGGCCAATAGGAAACTGAATCTACTTGGTAGCGCCACGCGGCATGACATTCTTAACCAGCTCATGATAATTGTTGGATATGAGGGCATCATAGAGGGACTGATCGAAGATGAGAGAATCACTGGCTACTTGAGAAAGCTAAAAGATGCCGTCGAAAGGGTCAACAGACTTCTGGAATTCCAGAGAGATTACGAGAACATGGGAACAGAGATGCCAGCGTGGACCAGGGCCTCGGATATCGTCTACTTGGCTGTTTCAAAGCTGGATATGGGCCGCGTGAGAATGAATGTGGACCTAGATGGTTTAGATATGTTCGTCGATCCACTGATGGAGAAAGTCTTCTATAATCTCCTTCACAACAGCCTGGAACACGGTGGTACGGTGAGTGAGATCAGGATTCATATGACCGAAGATGATGGAAATCTATTTTTGATCTACGAGGATGACGGCAGGGGAATTCCGGCAAGGAACAAGGAACGAATATTCGAGTATGGTTTCGGAGAGAATACCGGACAGGGTCTTTTCCTTTCCAGGGAAATCCTTAAAATAAACGATATTGAAATTCGGGAGTCAGGACAGGAAGGGTCGGGCGTCAGGTTCGAGATGAAGATTCCACCAACCCACTTCTCCATGGCAAATGGCTGA
- a CDS encoding ATP-dependent DNA ligase — MPASMDDFADLCEMVASTSSRKRKVEFIAGFLDTLDSNEIKPAILLLLGRPFPEMDSRKLDVGYVTIEKVQSGARQSTLFDEKVMLVDVIPMLYQIADSTGPGSRKVKENLLRNLFGRLSPLAGKYLKRSLYREMRIGASEGVILEGIARASGKDLEEVKRANMILGDIGRLAEMALAREEFEISARMFVPIRPMLAETAESVDVALRIMGKAAFEYKLDGVRVQVHKDGDEVRVFSRRLTEVTESLVEILEMAKAFPERRYIVEGEVVAYRERPLPFQDLMRRFRRINEVEEMSKIVPIRLFLFDILLRGQRDLMSIPYQKRYEELASIFPADLLAPRIVTSSYEKANEFYEKALEDGHEGVIAKELDSQYTMGKRGRKWLKIKRSHTLDLVIVAAEWGHGRRRGWLSDYYLAAVEGSGFSVVGKTFKGLTDTEFEWMTRRLLELKIEEEDYVVTVQPRIVVEVAFDEVQASSKYPSKMSLRFARIKAIREDKPPEDADTFSEVERIYNLQFDRKERFETDAEL, encoded by the coding sequence GTGCCTGCTTCCATGGATGATTTCGCTGATCTTTGCGAGATGGTGGCCTCCACAAGCTCTAGGAAGCGGAAGGTCGAGTTCATTGCCGGGTTCCTAGATACACTGGATAGCAACGAGATTAAACCGGCCATACTATTACTGCTGGGTAGGCCCTTCCCTGAGATGGACTCAAGGAAGCTTGATGTGGGGTATGTCACCATCGAGAAGGTGCAGAGTGGAGCACGACAGAGCACGCTTTTCGACGAGAAGGTAATGTTGGTCGATGTCATCCCAATGCTATACCAAATCGCCGATAGCACTGGACCTGGATCAAGGAAGGTAAAGGAGAACTTACTCAGAAACCTTTTCGGAAGGCTCTCTCCACTTGCAGGGAAGTACCTGAAGCGGAGCCTATACAGGGAAATGAGGATAGGGGCCAGTGAGGGCGTGATACTGGAAGGGATAGCTAGAGCATCTGGGAAAGATCTGGAAGAGGTGAAGAGAGCTAACATGATCCTGGGCGACATCGGTAGACTGGCAGAGATGGCTCTGGCTAGAGAGGAATTTGAAATCTCGGCAAGAATGTTCGTCCCAATACGTCCGATGCTCGCGGAGACCGCTGAATCGGTGGATGTAGCCCTCCGAATCATGGGAAAAGCTGCCTTCGAGTACAAACTGGATGGTGTGAGGGTCCAGGTTCACAAGGATGGAGACGAGGTCAGGGTTTTCAGCCGAAGGCTAACAGAGGTGACTGAGAGTCTTGTCGAGATCCTGGAAATGGCTAAGGCTTTTCCTGAGAGGAGATACATTGTTGAGGGAGAGGTGGTGGCATATAGAGAACGCCCCCTTCCATTCCAGGATCTAATGAGAAGGTTCAGAAGGATAAATGAAGTTGAGGAGATGAGCAAGATCGTTCCCATCAGGCTATTCCTTTTCGACATCCTGCTCAGAGGCCAGAGAGACCTCATGTCAATCCCATATCAAAAAAGGTATGAAGAATTGGCATCGATTTTCCCTGCAGACCTCCTCGCCCCGCGGATTGTGACATCTAGCTATGAGAAGGCCAATGAATTCTACGAGAAAGCATTAGAGGATGGACACGAGGGGGTGATCGCAAAGGAACTTGATAGTCAATACACCATGGGAAAGAGGGGAAGGAAGTGGTTGAAGATAAAACGGAGTCACACTCTTGATCTGGTGATAGTTGCAGCAGAGTGGGGTCATGGAAGAAGGCGGGGTTGGTTGAGCGATTATTACCTCGCAGCCGTTGAAGGTAGTGGGTTTTCAGTGGTTGGGAAGACCTTCAAGGGCCTTACTGACACCGAATTCGAATGGATGACAAGAAGGCTTCTAGAACTGAAGATCGAAGAGGAGGACTATGTGGTCACGGTCCAACCACGGATAGTCGTGGAAGTGGCTTTTGATGAAGTACAGGCCAGTTCAAAATATCCATCGAAGATGTCTTTGAGATTTGCCAGGATAAAGGCCATTAGGGAAGATAAGCCCCCCGAGGATGCGGATACCTTTAGTGAGGTTGAGAGGATATACAACTTGCAGTTCGATAGAAAGGAGCGATTCGAAACGGATGCAGAGCTTTGA
- a CDS encoding NAD(P)/FAD-dependent oxidoreductase, whose translation MPRDLIVVGGGPIGSRVAEGTAKECDTVILEEHSFPGKPVQCAGLVTPRVVGAADAERAVLNELRGALIHFPGGEDLEIMAEETKAVVIDRAEFDVICHERALKNGAEFLSNHRFRQLQSSANGMALKVDSPNGEKIFHTRLVVGADGWKSNVGKKAGLKGPREMIKGIQVDLDHQVEDQDRVEVFLGSGWAPGFFAWSIPCGDFTRVGLCVSSGNSAPSSFLDKLLGRMKLDDATRLRTMGGAIPLGTVPRSYTDRVMLVGDAAAQAKPLSGGGLYTGMVAADYAASTAIESLDEDDLSKKSLSRYEIGWKGALGRELERGYRLRKVFLRMNDKKLDEVGKILKKPEVEELLSSGDIDQPSLLAPKVLRLVPSLVRFSPQILGSFLSR comes from the coding sequence ATGCCCCGCGATTTGATTGTGGTAGGCGGAGGACCTATTGGAAGCAGGGTGGCGGAGGGAACCGCCAAAGAGTGTGATACTGTTATCCTGGAGGAGCATTCTTTTCCAGGAAAGCCAGTCCAGTGTGCTGGTTTGGTCACTCCAAGGGTGGTGGGGGCCGCGGATGCTGAACGGGCTGTGTTGAACGAGCTTCGTGGGGCATTGATACATTTTCCTGGTGGAGAAGATCTGGAAATCATGGCAGAGGAAACTAAGGCCGTGGTGATCGACAGGGCGGAATTTGATGTCATCTGCCATGAGAGGGCCCTGAAGAATGGGGCTGAATTTCTTTCTAATCACAGGTTCAGGCAACTCCAATCCTCAGCCAATGGAATGGCCTTGAAAGTGGATTCCCCTAACGGCGAGAAGATTTTCCACACTCGGCTGGTGGTAGGTGCTGATGGGTGGAAGTCCAATGTCGGAAAAAAGGCTGGACTGAAAGGGCCACGCGAGATGATCAAAGGAATACAGGTGGACTTGGACCACCAGGTCGAGGATCAGGATAGGGTGGAGGTCTTTCTAGGGAGCGGTTGGGCTCCTGGATTCTTCGCCTGGAGCATACCCTGCGGTGATTTCACTAGGGTGGGTCTTTGCGTGTCTTCCGGAAATTCAGCCCCGAGCAGCTTCCTTGATAAATTGCTCGGGAGAATGAAATTGGACGATGCCACGAGACTAAGGACGATGGGAGGAGCTATTCCTCTGGGAACCGTTCCAAGAAGTTACACTGATCGGGTCATGTTGGTAGGTGATGCGGCAGCCCAGGCAAAACCTTTGAGCGGTGGAGGGCTGTATACAGGAATGGTGGCAGCGGACTATGCTGCCTCCACGGCAATAGAATCACTAGACGAAGATGATCTATCTAAGAAGAGCCTGTCAAGGTACGAGATAGGATGGAAGGGAGCTCTTGGCAGGGAACTAGAACGGGGGTATAGACTGAGAAAGGTCTTCCTTCGGATGAACGACAAAAAGCTGGACGAGGTTGGGAAGATTCTCAAGAAGCCAGAAGTTGAGGAACTTCTTTCCAGCGGGGACATAGACCAACCCAGTCTTCTTGCGCCAAAGGTGCTGAGGCTGGTCCCCTCTCTGGTTAGGTTCTCTCCACAGATCCTGGGCTCGTTCCTATCGAGATGA
- a CDS encoding class I SAM-dependent methyltransferase family protein — protein MDCGEDGGSRLAKVPRSRAEEVRKGLKRVGSVRKDRKIVEDGDYVLIPLNQGFDTMKMEEMGIEVVEGDTDSRCCYRSPMERIIDKIELEDWALPFLPRKWERVGDILIMRFPKEIAQLKIQVAKTYAEVLEAKTVCEDLRGISGVYRLPSVEVILGTDTETIHYENGVHFMMDVKRVMFSSGNVDERLRMGNIDCSGETVVDMFAGIGYFTLPLAVHGNPHNVIACEINRDAQHYLEKNLELNGVESVVEIFGGDNRDLPLSQVADRVIMGYVGTGEFLEKGIDLVKPGGIVHYHDTAPVDQVGLLEAFVLKAAKERGAEIISLREVKSYAPAVSHFVVDFKVLR, from the coding sequence ATGGATTGTGGTGAAGATGGCGGTTCGCGGCTGGCCAAAGTACCCCGCTCCCGCGCCGAAGAAGTCCGAAAGGGACTGAAGAGAGTGGGGTCCGTAAGGAAGGACAGGAAGATCGTGGAGGATGGTGATTACGTCCTTATTCCTCTTAACCAAGGGTTCGACACCATGAAGATGGAGGAGATGGGCATTGAGGTCGTCGAGGGAGATACGGATTCAAGGTGCTGTTACCGCTCACCTATGGAGAGGATCATCGACAAAATCGAGTTGGAGGACTGGGCGCTCCCGTTCTTACCGAGGAAATGGGAGAGAGTTGGAGACATCCTCATAATGAGATTTCCCAAGGAGATCGCACAATTGAAGATACAGGTGGCCAAGACCTACGCGGAAGTACTGGAAGCTAAGACGGTTTGTGAGGATTTGAGAGGCATCTCAGGGGTTTACCGATTACCATCTGTGGAAGTAATTCTGGGAACGGATACTGAAACGATTCATTATGAAAACGGGGTACATTTCATGATGGATGTCAAAAGAGTCATGTTCTCCTCAGGCAATGTTGATGAACGCCTGAGAATGGGAAATATCGACTGCTCGGGAGAAACTGTGGTGGACATGTTCGCGGGCATCGGTTACTTCACGCTTCCCTTGGCGGTGCATGGCAATCCACACAATGTCATTGCTTGCGAGATCAATCGGGATGCTCAGCACTACCTGGAAAAGAATTTGGAACTCAACGGAGTAGAATCTGTAGTAGAGATATTCGGGGGGGATAATCGGGATCTTCCTTTGAGTCAAGTCGCTGACCGGGTGATCATGGGATATGTTGGCACAGGTGAATTCTTGGAGAAGGGCATCGATCTGGTAAAGCCGGGCGGGATAGTGCATTATCACGACACCGCCCCTGTGGATCAGGTTGGTTTGCTAGAGGCTTTCGTCCTCAAGGCTGCTAAGGAAAGGGGTGCTGAGATAATCTCATTAAGAGAAGTGAAATCGTACGCACCCGCGGTTTCTCACTTCGTTGTGGATTTCAAGGTTCTACGATAG
- a CDS encoding DUF835 domain-containing protein encodes MSDELRERKERARGYLEGYEDGLKEAWDDFMGLTTKGYQSREIRILAKSKILNIQKRVDTKRKEVESELGESLEEAPSVLEKKSDPVAKISAGGTYIIEELNPDRSFTTLRSLIESGYKGLCVSRIEPKKVASRYGVEAQLIWLTKTEVPESAKKGMAEIDFMTLSPTGLDMLTTIIMNFLKEEGDKVILLGGMDYLMTYNEFSKILRLLQNMKDRVTYAGAIMLIPYDPSLLDEKDLRRLRSEIEEQL; translated from the coding sequence GTGAGTGATGAGTTGAGGGAAAGGAAAGAGCGTGCCAGAGGATACCTGGAAGGCTACGAAGATGGTCTAAAAGAAGCTTGGGATGACTTCATGGGACTGACCACAAAGGGGTACCAATCAAGAGAGATCCGTATTCTAGCCAAGAGTAAGATCTTGAACATCCAGAAAAGGGTGGACACGAAAAGGAAAGAGGTAGAATCTGAGTTGGGCGAGAGCCTTGAGGAGGCCCCCTCGGTCCTCGAGAAGAAATCAGATCCAGTTGCGAAGATATCAGCGGGTGGCACATATATTATCGAGGAACTGAACCCCGATAGATCATTTACGACTCTGAGATCACTCATTGAAAGTGGGTATAAAGGGCTCTGTGTCAGCAGGATCGAGCCGAAAAAGGTCGCGAGTAGGTACGGAGTGGAAGCCCAGCTGATATGGTTGACCAAGACTGAAGTCCCAGAATCCGCGAAGAAGGGAATGGCCGAAATAGACTTCATGACTCTTTCGCCAACAGGTCTGGATATGCTCACTACAATCATCATGAATTTCCTAAAAGAAGAAGGTGACAAGGTAATCTTGCTGGGAGGAATGGATTACTTGATGACCTACAACGAATTTTCCAAGATTCTCCGACTCCTGCAGAACATGAAGGACCGTGTCACCTATGCAGGGGCGATAATGTTGATCCCTTACGATCCAAGCCTGCTTGACGAAAAGGACCTGAGAAGACTGAGAAGCGAGATCGAGGAGCAGCTGTAA
- the albA gene encoding DNA-binding protein Alba — MAEENTVYIGKKPTMNYVLAVVTQFNSGSTDVIIKARGRAISRAVDVAEIVRNRFIHNAEVMDIKIQTEQLSGEGGTTANVSSIEIYMQNKTP; from the coding sequence ATGGCAGAGGAAAACACAGTGTACATTGGCAAGAAACCAACCATGAACTATGTTCTAGCAGTCGTAACCCAATTCAACAGTGGATCAACGGACGTCATAATCAAGGCCAGAGGAAGAGCCATCAGTCGAGCCGTTGATGTAGCTGAGATAGTAAGGAACAGGTTCATACACAATGCCGAGGTCATGGACATCAAGATCCAGACCGAGCAATTGTCCGGAGAAGGAGGTACAACCGCTAACGTATCTTCAATTGAGATTTATATGCAAAACAAGACGCCCTAG
- a CDS encoding Glu/Leu/Phe/Val dehydrogenase: protein MPYDNPYEVVKAQVEKVGAHLGIDKGIIEILKKPAKELTVNFPVKMDSGRIEVLTGYRVQHNLARGPTKGGIRYHPHVGINEIRALSMLMTWKCAVVNLPYGGAKGGVKIDVKQYSKNELERVTRRFTEEISHMIGPKVDIPAPDMYTDPQIMAWIMDTYSMKHGYSIPEVVTGKPIEIGGSLGREEATSRGLMDAVEEAARVKGLKLKGAKVAIQGYGNVGWHAARLLNEEAGCDVIAVSDSTGGIMNKHGLDPRKVYEHKRRTGTVMEYPKAVCVSNEELLEMECDILVPAALENSITDKNADNIKAIIVAEGANGPTSPAADRILSEKGIMVIPDILANAGGVTVSYFEWVQGLQHFSWSLEEIKERLKGIIVQSFSKVFSTSQLEGVDMRWAAYIVAMTEVVKVIELRGIFP from the coding sequence ATGCCATATGATAATCCATATGAGGTTGTAAAGGCCCAAGTGGAAAAGGTAGGAGCCCATCTTGGCATTGACAAGGGAATCATCGAAATTCTTAAGAAGCCAGCGAAGGAGCTCACTGTCAATTTCCCTGTGAAGATGGATAGCGGAAGGATTGAGGTACTCACCGGTTACCGTGTTCAGCACAACCTGGCAAGAGGACCAACCAAGGGGGGGATAAGGTACCATCCTCATGTCGGGATCAATGAGATCAGGGCTCTTTCAATGCTCATGACATGGAAATGTGCTGTGGTCAACCTCCCCTATGGTGGCGCAAAAGGCGGAGTCAAAATCGATGTCAAGCAATATAGTAAGAATGAACTCGAGCGGGTAACTAGGAGATTCACGGAGGAAATATCTCACATGATAGGACCGAAGGTGGACATTCCTGCGCCAGACATGTATACTGATCCCCAGATCATGGCTTGGATAATGGACACTTACAGCATGAAGCATGGATATTCCATACCAGAGGTAGTTACTGGGAAGCCCATTGAGATTGGCGGGTCTTTGGGAAGGGAGGAGGCCACCTCTAGGGGTCTCATGGATGCCGTGGAGGAAGCCGCCAGAGTGAAGGGTCTCAAGCTAAAGGGAGCCAAGGTGGCAATACAAGGCTATGGGAATGTAGGATGGCATGCAGCTCGTCTTTTAAATGAGGAGGCGGGGTGTGATGTGATCGCAGTAAGTGATTCTACCGGTGGGATAATGAACAAACACGGTCTGGATCCAAGAAAGGTCTACGAACACAAGCGCCGAACAGGTACAGTGATGGAATATCCCAAGGCGGTCTGCGTCTCCAACGAGGAGTTGTTGGAAATGGAGTGCGACATCTTGGTTCCCGCCGCTCTTGAGAACAGCATCACCGACAAGAATGCCGATAACATCAAGGCGATCATCGTGGCGGAAGGAGCAAATGGGCCCACCTCTCCTGCGGCTGACCGAATATTATCGGAGAAGGGCATCATGGTGATTCCAGATATACTTGCCAATGCTGGGGGTGTGACGGTCAGCTATTTCGAATGGGTCCAGGGGCTACAACATTTTTCATGGTCCTTGGAAGAGATCAAGGAGAGGTTGAAGGGCATCATCGTTCAGTCCTTCTCCAAGGTATTCTCCACCAGTCAGCTTGAGGGAGTGGACATGAGGTGGGCCGCTTACATTGTGGCGATGACGGAGGTAGTGAAGGTTATTGAGCTGAGGGGCATCTTCCCATGA
- a CDS encoding ribose 1,5-bisphosphate isomerase: MGVENVADDIRSMKIRGAGRIARQAAEALMNLVDGYEGDGLDDLKNELEKGRETLLSSRPTAVSLWNGVQAVLKGYRKASTLDDLKDLVKENGELFIERSNRATEVIGEMGARRLNDGDRILTHCNSSVALSVIKTAFREGKNIEVFATESRPWRQGLITVRELSEEGVPVTLIVDSAVRWIMKDIDIVLVGADTISSNGAVINKIGTSQIALVAHEARVPFVVCAETYKFSPMTLTGKPVEIEERGSEEVARPGELPDTVKVLNPVFDATPPEYIDYIITEIGLIPPSASYEVIVRMLGHEFLFENEDW, encoded by the coding sequence ATGGGAGTGGAGAATGTAGCTGATGACATAAGAAGCATGAAGATCAGGGGAGCAGGAAGGATTGCCAGACAGGCGGCAGAGGCATTAATGAACCTGGTGGATGGATACGAAGGGGATGGTCTAGATGATCTCAAGAATGAATTGGAGAAGGGGCGGGAGACACTTCTTAGCTCCAGGCCTACTGCAGTATCACTCTGGAACGGAGTACAGGCTGTCCTGAAGGGCTATCGCAAAGCATCAACCTTGGACGATCTCAAGGATCTGGTCAAGGAGAATGGTGAGCTGTTCATCGAGAGGTCAAATCGAGCGACCGAGGTGATCGGGGAGATGGGGGCAAGGAGATTGAATGATGGTGACAGGATACTGACGCACTGCAACAGCTCTGTCGCCTTAAGTGTCATTAAGACCGCCTTTAGAGAGGGAAAGAACATCGAGGTCTTCGCAACTGAGTCCAGACCCTGGAGACAGGGACTGATAACCGTAAGAGAACTATCCGAAGAAGGAGTTCCGGTAACCCTGATAGTTGACTCTGCCGTCAGGTGGATAATGAAGGATATTGATATAGTTCTGGTGGGAGCGGACACCATATCTTCCAACGGAGCGGTCATAAACAAGATAGGGACTTCCCAGATCGCCCTTGTCGCCCACGAAGCAAGAGTACCGTTCGTTGTGTGTGCGGAGACCTACAAATTCTCTCCCATGACTCTGACCGGGAAACCTGTCGAGATTGAGGAGAGGGGATCCGAGGAGGTGGCGAGGCCAGGCGAACTGCCGGATACGGTCAAGGTGCTCAATCCAGTATTCGATGCCACCCCTCCCGAGTACATTGACTATATCATCACGGAAATCGGGCTCATACCTCCCAGCGCCTCATACGAGGTCATAGTTAGAATGCTTGGTCACGAGTTCCTGTTTGAGAACGAGGATTGGTAA